The genomic stretch TACATACGGCCTactgtacataattattataaaataaaaatgataatttgaaTTCAATTAGTCCAAGGTTGTATTAAAACAGGGTACAGGGCGTGTAAAAATTTCGGGAGCTGTCGTTCGTGTGAGGGCCTCGCCATTAAATTGGACAAGAAAAGATTTGTCCTAGATTACTTATAtggtttcttaaaaatattttttggggAAGAATAAGGTCGTCGGAAGACTGCTTGTGACCAGGTTTTTCTTATCCTTAAGACCGAATCTATTTATGAAACGtgaataataatctaaatatttgaAGATGGAAACATAAGCAataatactactactatatatactaaGATTATATTGTGTGTTGTACACGACTGAAATGATAAAATTGGAATGCATTATTACTTAGACAATATTTTTAGAACATACATGTCAatattgaagaaaaacattacTAAAGCATTCTTAAGTAATAAATGCTCCTCAAATATAAGTTTGATTGCGGTAACAAAAACGGCgctatataaattttcataagtTTAAGTTGCAAACAGGCAATAATGCAACCGATTATTCTTTCGGCAAGGCgaaatttaatcttataatataaCAGGTAAAGGTACAGAAGGTAAAGTGATAAAGGATTTTTCAAATGATGTgcaatataggtatatatttgtatttagatatttaaagtATGTTTGTAACACAGTAGGTAGCTTGGATTTATGAAACAGTAATAACTAAACCTTTGTTCCAGTGCTGGAGAAACTCAACGTCAGTATGGTCCTGTATTGAGCGGACGCTCAGTAAGTGCCAGCTCCTCTGTAGGTCTCGACTCTTCAGGCAAGGGATATTATGACCAGTATACGTCTGTTAGCAATTAAATACTCCTTAATACACTATTTTAAAGTTCCTAAGACAAATGTCTTCAAACAATTTTATGTTCGTatctttatatgtttttattactaatttataattatctgtcataaatataaaatctggATGGAtgttatttaatgattaaataaaaccaaatatatttttgtttccttTTATTTCATCTAAAATTACAGTGCAACTAATACTGGTAAGAGAGCCTCTATAACATAcccgtaataaatatatacaaatggcATAATTTTCTTAATGTGCTGTCAGTATTATTATGTTGTGCTTAAGCACACAGGgcgtaaaatattattcacattaaataaaattaatacgaaaGTAAGTATGTCAGGACATTTAACTGGGCAGCTTAACATATAATTAAGGTAAAATTACTTGCGCGGTAATTCTAATCTGTACTGAGGCTTATTGTAATTGTATCCAGAATCGGAAGGAGGTTGTCCTACTGGCTGAGGGGCGATGGGCACATGAGGTGGCGTCACAATCACAGCATCGTCTGTAAAACTAATATCACGTCCGGATGGCAAAAACTGCTGATTGTATTGACCATTATGGTACTGCTGTTGATAATTGTCTGGAACTCCATATTGTTGTTGAACATTCGGTACTCCATATTGAGCTGGTAACTTCATGCGACCGAACATGTTTTCTAAAAACGgaaatttattagtaattttggACCACCAGCCGTTTCCACCGACTTGATTACTTCCACTGCCACTGCCCCAAAAAATCCGCTGCGATGGTTCTAATCCAAAGTTTGGGTTGACTTCCACAAAGTAGGGATCATTAGGTCCTGTATTGTAGACTAGTTCTCTTTGTACGTTATAACTTACAACGCatcctaaaataaaacaaaaactactttaataattataactaaacgtcaaaaataatataaatacaaataaataaaagaattttaatttctaacCGATGAATATTAACAGAAATTAAAGTATACATACCTAAGAGACTACAAAACAAAATGATGGCAGATGCATTCATTTTCGCACGAGTTACTGAACCTCGACTGTGTGTCATTGTTGCCGGTGATGGCCTTTATACTGGCTCTGTTTACTCCTAAAAGAGGGCCTTGAAGAAAAATTCTCGTAACCCAATATTGAAAGTATGAGGTAATGCATGGTGAGGTAGCGGCTCACCCAGCGGCCGGCGGATGGCACGCCGTGGACAATAGGCGCGACATCTAGG from Vanessa cardui chromosome 1, ilVanCard2.1, whole genome shotgun sequence encodes the following:
- the LOC124533627 gene encoding uncharacterized protein LOC124533627, with the translated sequence MTHSRGSVTRAKMNASAIILFCSLLGCVVSYNVQRELVYNTGPNDPYFVEVNPNFGLEPSQRIFWGSGSGSNQVGGNGWWSKITNKFPFLENMFGRMKLPAQYGVPNVQQQYGVPDNYQQQYHNGQYNQQFLPSGRDISFTDDAVIVTPPHVPIAPQPVGQPPSDSGYNYNKPQYRLELPRK